The window TTTAAGTTTAAATTTTATTCAAAAAAATAACAAGCAAAGAGAATTGGTCGTTCATAATTCATTTTTCCACATCTTTTCCTTTTCCAAAATTTTTAAAACTAATTTTTCTTCCTGTGTTAAATCTGCTTTGCCATCATTTTCTTCAATAATTTCGAGCTCGTCGAGATATTTTTTGATAGAATTATTTTCGTAAAGATTGATTACCAAAGGATGTACGTAATATTTTCTGCAAACTGCACTTGTATTTCCAAGATGTTCTGCAACAATATCCAAAGCAGCTTTTACTTTCTTTTTGTACTGAGAATTATTTTCGGCATAACCGATTTCTTTAAAAGCAATCAACGCATTCACCGTTCCCGACCATGTTCTGAAATCTTTTGCGGTAAAATCGTTACCGCTGATTTCTTTAATATAATCATTTACCATTCCCGAATCTACAGAATGCCTGTTTCCCTCATCATCAAAATATTGAAACAGTTCTTTTCCGGGAATTTCTTTGCATTTCATGATTAACCTTGCCAGTCTTTTACTTTTAAGATTAACATTATGCATCACTCCTTTTTTACCTTTAAATGAGAAATTAATTTTCTGTCCTTCTATTTTTACGTGTTTTTCTTTTAAAGTTGTTAAGCCAAAAGAACCATAGAGTTTTTCGTAAATATTATTACCGATACGAATGTTGGTACGTTGCATTAAACTGACAATTAAAGCCAGAACTTTTCGCTTTTCAAAATTTCTTAACGCTAAATCTTTTTCAAGCTGCAGACGAATTTCAGGCAAAGCATAACCAAATTGAAGCATTCTGTAAAATTTGGTATGATTTCTCAGAGCGCTCCAAAGAGAATGATAACGATATTGTTTTCTATTTTTAGCATCGAAACCAGTTGCCTGAAGATGACCATTATCCAAAGCACAGATCCAGACATTTTCCCAAGCCGGAGGAATGACCAAACTATTAATACGTTTGATTTCTTCCTTGTCTTTAATTCTTTCGTCACCTTTAAAATACAGATATTTTTTGCCTCTTTTTCTACGAATAATTCCGGAAGTTTCTGCATCGGAAGTGTAAATAAGATTCACCGCCTTTGCAGAAGCTACCGGATCTTTCATAATTTTCACAATCTTTGAAGGCTTAAGATGAGAAATGATCTCTAAGTCTGATTGTTCCATAAAAGTTGGTTAAGAGTTCTTACCCCGATAAAAAAGCCATAATAAAATGCCCACTACGCCTACAACTAAGATAATTCCCCACCACATTCCTGCTTTAAAGATTGTTTCCACTGCTTCACAGCTTGTAAGTAGCATTAAACTAAGGATAGTAATGCTGTATAAAGTCCATTTTTTCATAGTAATATAATTTAGGTGTTAATTATTTTAAATTCGATGATGATCTGGTTTCCATTTTTTAATGGATTTCTTGATTTGATCTCCTGAAACATTTCCCTTTAAAGCTTTATCTAAAAGCTCTTTAAATTCTTCATCATAAGTAAATCTCAAAGCTGCAATCTGACCGAAATTCAGCTTTTCTTCCACTTCATCTGATCTTTTGTTGAACAACTCAAAATACCTTTGTTTAAATTCAAGTCTTACCAAGCGATTTTGAAGTCCCAACGCATAATGTTGGCGCAGCATAAGAGCTAAATAGAACATTAAAAATATCACTATCGAAAAGAGAATCCACATTGTTTGATATTCCGGATCTTTGAATATTTTATAAACTCCTAATACTTCTAAAATCAGCAACACCGGTAAGTAAATAAAGTGATGCGGCGGATAAAATTTTCTGTGGTTATTATAGTTTTGCGTTCCCATATTGCTGATACTACAATAATCTTTCCAAAAAATAAATTTTTCATAAGAAAGAGTGCGATGTGGTATATGAAAAGCTGGATGTTTGATGAAGGAAGCTGGAAGTAATTTCGTTATACTATTTCAGATAATCTATAAATCAAAACATATGAAAAATGAAAAATATAGACCTATATTCCTTATTAACTTCCATCTCCCAGCTTCCCACTTCCAGCAAATCTATCCAAACTTTGCACATTTTTTAATCTTGAAATCAGCATTAATTCGTAACTTCACGTCTTTAAAATTGATAGAAAAATGACTTCAAAGGAAAAAGTAGCTGCACTTCGTGAAGAAATGCAAAAAAATAATGTTGATGCATTTATAGTATATTCTGCAGATCCTCACATGAGCGAATATTTACCTGAAGAATGGCAGGAAAGAGCATGGCTTTCGGGTTTTCTTGGTTCCGCAGGTTTTGTTGTAATTACTAAAGATAAAGCCGGACTTTGGACGGACGGAAGATACTTCACTCAGGCTCCAATTGAATTGGCTGGTTCAGGAATCGACCTCTTCAAAGACGGAATGGAAGGAACTCCTAATTATATAGATTGGATTATCTCTGAAATCCCTGCCCATGGAAAAGTAGCCGTAAATGCCTTAGCAACTTCACATTCAAACTGGGAACTTTTATACCAAAAACTGAATGCTAAAAATTTAACTTTAGTAGATTCTCCTTTGTTAAAAGAAGTCTGGAAAGAAAGAGGAACACCTTCAAAAAATCCAATTTTTGTACATCCGCTTGACAGAGCAGGAAAATCTGTAACCGATAAAATTTCTGCAATCCGTCAAAAAATGGAAGAGCAGGAAGTTACCGCTCATGTTATTTCAAGTCTTGATGATGTTGCATGGACATTGAATTTAAGAGGAAGTGATGTAGAAAGCAATCCTGTATTTTTAGGATATATTTTAATTACTAAAAATGATGCAATTCTCTTCACTGACCTTGATAAAATGGAAGTTGAAGCAAGAAAACAAATGGATGAATCTTTCGTAAAAATGATGCCATACGAAGAGTTTTACAATCATCTGAGAACTATTAAAAACCAAAATGTTTTAATTTCTCCAAACAGTAACCAGTCGATTTTTGAAGCTTTAAAAATTGATAATAAATTTGTAAAAGCTGCTGTTCCGGGAAGTTTAATGAAAGCTCAGAAAAATGAAACTGAGTTGGAAGGTTTCAGAAAAGTAATGGTAAGAGATGGTGTTGCGATGGTAAAATTCTTTTATTGGTTAACGCACAATGCAGGACAAGAAACCATGAACGAATATTCTATTGGTAAAAAGCTGAGAGAATTCCGTGCTGCAGGCGAAAATTTTGTAGGTGAAAGTTTCGGAAGTATCATTGGATATAAAGATAACGGTGCAATGATGCATTATTCTGCAAAAAGTGAAGGCAGCAAAGAAGTGACCAATGACGCAAGTATTTTGGTTGATTCTGGAGGTCAATATTTAGAAGGAACAACCGATATTACTAGAACTTTAGCATTAGGAGCTGTTTCTGAAGAATTTAAAACCAATTCTACCCTAGTTTTACAAGGAATGATTCGTTTATCGATGGTGAAGTTTCCAAAAGCAACGAGAGGAGTTCAGCTGGATGCTATTGCAAGACTTCCTTTGTGGATGCACGGAAAAGACTACAATCATGGAACCGGTCACGGTGTTGGAAGTTTCATGAATGTACATGAAGGTCCACAGAATATTAGAAAAGACCTGAATCCGCAAGAACTTTTAGTTGGAATGGTTGTTTCAAATGAACCAGGATATTATGTAGAAGGCGATTATGGGATCCGTCATGAAAACCTGATTGCTGTAAAAGAATCTGAGACTACCATTCACGGTACATTTTACGAGTTTGAAACATTAACTTTCTGCCCGTTCTTTAAAAATGATATTGTGAAAGAAATTCTTTCTCAGGATGAAATCAATTGGCTGAATTCTTATCATAAAACTTGTGAAGAAAAAATTGCACCACATTTGGAAGGCGAAGTAAAAGAGTGGTTTTTATCACTTGTGAGCCCACTTTAAAAAGAATGATTATTCTGATATAAATTATACTAATCGTCCTGCAAATTTCTTTGCAGGACGATTTTTTTATTTTACACAACCGTATTTTTACGGTATTATTTATGAGACATACCCTGAAACAAAATAAATTCTTATCGCCTATTTTTGTCGAATCAAAACCGATCACAGTTATATACTAAAAAACTAATATCCTTCAATGTCATCTCTATTTAATAGAGGTGATATTTTTTTTATTAATATAAATCTTTAAGTAATTTTGTTACGATTAATAACTCAATTTATTTACGAGATGATTCAGCAGTTTTTTCAAAGTTTCAACCTATTTTCTGAAAATGAAATACATCACCTTCTGGTATTTTTTGAAGAAAGAAAGCTTTCGAAAAATGATTTATTTGTAAAAGAAGGCGAAAAATGCAAAGAAATTGCTTTTATACAATCAGGGGTTTTCAGGTCTTATTATACTTCAGATGAAGGAAAAGACAGTACATATTGCTTTAGATTTCCTAATGATTTGATGGCTTCCTATTCTTCATTTATTTCAGACAAACCAAGCATAGAAAATATGCAGGCTATTTCAGAAGCTACTCTACTCGTCATTAAAAAAGAAAAAATTCAAAAACTTGTATCTGAAAATCCGAAATGGAATGAATTTCTTAGAATGATTGCCGAACAGGAATATCTCGAACTTGAAAAACGTTTTTTCCAGCTTCAACGGGATGATGCGACTCAGAGATATGCTTTTCTAATTGAAAACCAACCAGATTACATCCAAAAAATCCCTTTGCAATATTTATCATCTTATTTAGGCATTACCCAAAGACATTTAAGCCGCATCAGGAAAGAAATTTCTTTTTAGACATTTGTCCTGTTGATTGATATTGCAACTCTATAATTTTGTAAAAAAAATAGATGCAGTCAAACATTTTAATTATCGGCGGAAGCGGAATGGTCGGCAAAACAATCGCCCGGATTCTTAGATCAAGGAATCCACATTATACAATTTTTATTGGAGGAAGAAGAGAAGGGAAAACAGAAAATGATCTGGTAATTGATGTTACCAAACCACTGACATTTAAAACTATTCTTGAAAAAAATATCAATTTGATCATACTGTCTGTGAATGACAAAGAAGACCAGATTCTTGATTTTGCTATTAAAAACAATATCGATTATTTAGATATTACGAAACCCACTCCGGATCTTATGAAAGCCTATGATTTTGCAAAAAGGCAGCGTATCAGCAGCAGAATTGTTTTTAGTTCAGGATGGATGGGCGGTATTGTAAGTGGATTAGTGAATGATGCAGCCGGCCAGATGAAAAATATTGAAGAAGTAAAACTTTTCGTTTATTATTCAGTAAAAGACCTAGCGGGTGAAAGTTCGGCTCATTTTATGGCGGAAAACGTAGCAAAGCCTTTTTTTAATTATAAAAATGACCAGCCTGTTTCTATAAAACATTTTTTAAACTCCGAATATTTCACCTTTGATTTTGGAATAGGAAAGCGGACGGCTTACAATTTTGATGTACCCGATTTGTATATATTAAACAAAATTGAAAAAATACCGAATGTAAGTGTGAAAATGACCTATAATTCAAAGTTCATCACCTTGCTGCTCGGAGCATTTCAAAGTTTGAGGGTTTTTAATATTTTATCTTTAAAAGAGAGAAAAATGATTTTTGGATCAAGCGGCAAGGGGGACCAGTCAGTTTTTGAAATTGTTATTAAAAATAAAAATGAAGTTAAGAAAGTAAGCCTTCAGAGTAAGAAAGGACAGGCAGAACTCACAGCATTATCCGCAGTTTTACATTCAGAAGAACTGCTGAAAAATAAACTTGAAAATAATATCTATTTCAGCCATCAACTGCATCAGCCGAATTCTCTTTTTAAATCACTTAATAATTATGAAACTATCAATATAAAAACTAGATGATGAAAAAAATTCTTATCATTAATGGACATCCTAACAGAGATTCTTTCAACTTTGGTCTCGCAGAAGCTTATAAAAAAGGAGCTATGCATTCAGGAGCAGAAATTCAGGAAATTACCATTGCAGATTTGGAGTTCAATCCCAATCTTCAGTTTGGGTATCAAAAAAGAATGGAATTGGAACCTGATTTAATAAAAGCCTGGGAAATCATACAATGGGCAGATCATTTGGTTTGGGTACATCCCGTATGGTGGGGCGGACTTCCTGCGATTACAAAAGGTTTTATCGACCGTCTTTTTCTTCCCGGTTTAGCATTTAAATATCGTGAAAATTCGGTGTGGTGGGATAAATTTTTAATAGGTAAAACAGCGCACCTCATTACAACATTAGATCAACCAAGTTGGTATTACAGAATATTTTACGGACGACCAAGTATCAATCAGCTCAAAAAATCTACCTTAGAATTTTGCGGAGTAAAACCAGTAAAAGTTACTTATGTAGGAATTATTAAAAACTCAAATGAAGAACAGCGTAAAAAATGGATTGATAATGTGTATTCGTTGGGTGAAAAGCTTAAATAAAATCATCTTATGTAAAATTTAATCCAAATTAATCGGTTTACAGATTAACATAAAAATCTTCATATAAAACCGTAAATTTGCAACATGAATCATGACACTATCTGCGCACTTGCCACAGCCAACGGAATCGGAGCAATCGGAATTATAAGAATTTCCGGTGATGATGCTATTTCTGTTTCCGCTAAAATATTTGACGGTAAAAATCTTGAAAAAGCACAGTCTCATACAGTTCATTACGGATTTATAAAAGATGAAGATGAGGTAATTGACGAGGTGATGATTTCTGTTTTTAGAGCTCCAAAAACCTTTACAGCAGAAGATTCTGTAGAAATTTCTTTTCACGGTTCGCCGCATATTGCCAAAAAAATTCTTGAAGTTTTAATTAAAAACGGAGCAAGAATGGCAAAAGCCGGTGAGTTTACAATGCGTGCGTTTATGAACGGAAGAATTGATCTAAGCCAAGCTGAATCGATTGCCGATTTAATCGCTTCGGAAAATGAAGCTTCGAGAAAAGTTGCACTAAACCAACTAAAAGGCGGAATCACCAACGAAATTTCGTTCCTAAGAACCGATCTATTAAATTTTGTTTCTTTAATTGAATTAGAACTTGATTTTGCTGAAGAAGATGTAGAATTTGCAGACAGAAGCGCTCTGAATCAATTGCTTGATAAAATAGAAGCTAAATTAAATTCTCTTATTGAAAGTTTTCAATACGGAAATGCGATCAAAAATGGGACTGCCGTTGCTATTATTGGAAAGCCAAATGCCGGAAAATCAACCCTTCTCAACGCTTTATTAAAAGAAGAAAGAGCAATTGTAAGCAGTATTGCTGGAACGACAAGAGACACTATTGAAGAAATTCTTCACATTAAAGGTCACGCATTCAGGTTAATTGACACTGCCGGATTACGTGAAACCGCAGATGAAATTGAAGCAATCGGTGTAAAAAAAGCAAAAGAAAAAGTAGAAAATGCCAATATTCTTGTTTATCTCGCCGATGCAGCCACAGAAAATTTTTCCGAAGACATCGAAATGATAAAATCTCTGCAAAGAGATGATTTAAAACTGATAATCTGTGCCACGAAAATAGATGAAGTTTCTCCTGCTCAATATGAACTGGTAGAAAACGTTTTCAGAAAAGAAATTTCACAAGATTTTGATTTCATCACCATTTCTGCGGTTGAAAATCAAAATATGCAAGATTTAAAAGATGAATTATCATCTTATGTAGAGCAACTAAAATCTGAGGAAAGCAACGTAGTTATCACCAATCAACGTCACTTTGAGGCCTTAGGGAAATCTCTAGATGCCGTACATAAAGTGAAAGAAGCTATTACTTTCCAGATTTCAACAGAGTTGTTGGCGTATGAGCTAAGAAATTCCTTAGAACATCTTGGCGAAATATCAGGCGAAGTGACCAATGATGAAGTGTTAGGAAATATTTTTTCTAAGTTTTGTATCGGGAAATAATCTAGCTTTTCTTTGGTTTCTTTTTCTTTTTTTTACTTGATTATCAGATATTTATAAAAAGTTTATTTTCTCTTTTTGGAGTTTGTTTGTATATTTGTACCACTTCTGTACAACTTCAGGTCATCAAAATGGTGAAAAGTAGTACAAAGTAGTACAAATCCAAAAATATGAAAATATCACTTATTCAAAGAAAATTAAAAGACGGAAAGATTAGTTTGTCACTTGAGTTTTATCGTGGATCAGAAATTACTAATGATGGAAAAAGAAAACATCTTAGAAGTTTTGAGAATTTAGATACTTATCTAATTGAAAATCCAAAAACAGCCAAAGACAAGAAAGAAAATAAAGAAGCTCTGGAATTTGCAGAAAATATATTATCGATTCGAAAAGCTGAGTATGCGCAAGGAAGATTCGAGTTAAAAAATACTGCAAAGTCCAAAAGAGTATTTCTTAATTTTTTCGCTGAACTCACTGAAGAAAAGCAACTACAAGATTCTTCAAATAATTACGGTAACTGGCTTTCCACTTTACAACATCTGAAAAAAGTCGTTTCTAAAAATATGACTTTCGAGGAAATTGATGAAAATTTTGTTAAAAAAGTTCATCGATATTTTGAAAAGGACGCACTTACCAAAAGTGAACTACCACTTTCTCAAAATTCCAAATATTCATATTTCAATAAATTTAAAGCTGCACTTAGAAGTGCTTTCGATAATGGCTATTTGACAATCAATTATGCATCAAAAATAAAATCATTTGAACAAGCTGAGAGCCAAAGAGAATATTTGATTTTTGATGAGTTGCAACGTTTAGCCAAAGCAGAATGTAAATATCCGGTTTTGAAAAAAGCATTTCTCTTTTCATGTTTATCGGGATTACGTTGGTCAGATATTAACACTATGATTTGGAAAGAAGTTCGTGATGAAGGTGATGTTTCAAGAGTTAATTTCCGACAGGAAAAAACAGATGGTGTAGAATATCTGTATATCTCTAAACAAGCAAGAGACTTGTTGGGAGAAAGACAGGATTCACAAGAAAGAGTCTTCAAAGGTTTGAAGTACGGAATGACCTACAATACTGAAATTATCCGTTGGTGCAACCGTGCGGCTGTTCCGAAGCATATCACTTTTCACTCAGCAAGACATACAAATGCTGTCTTGCTCTTGGAGAATGGTGCAGATATTTATACTGTTTCCAAAAGATTGGGACACAGAGAATTGAAAACTACTCAGATTTATGCCAAAATAGTGGATAGCAAAATGAAAGAAGCTGCTGAGATCATTCCGGAATTGAATATTGAGTTTTGAAATATTTCATCGCTAATAAAAAATGTTTTTCTTTTCCATTTCTAAATTACATTTATATGCTTTTAGATATAATTTTTATTTATTTTATTATTTTATATTCATTTGCATATAATTTAATATATTTGTGTAATAATAGATGTAAAAGCATATAATCATGTACACTAATCTTTCAAATTTTGTAAAGGAAAAACGTAAGGAAGCAAACCTGACCCAAGAAGAATTTGCTGATAGAGCAGGTGTTGCCCTTACAGTAGTTCGGAAAATAGAACAAGGAAAAGATAACTTAAGCCTAGCAAAAGTAAATCAAGTTCTTTTGATGTTTGGCAGCAAGCTTATTCCAATGAGCATAAAAGAAGTTGAAGAATGAGACAGGGAAAAGTTTTTTACAATGATATTTTTGCAGGAATCGTTACCGAAACTAATGATGGTGAATATACATTCGTATATCAACCATCTTACATTGATGAATATCCAAAGCAGTTCCTTACATTTTCTATGC is drawn from Chryseobacterium muglaense and contains these coding sequences:
- a CDS encoding site-specific integrase; this encodes MKISLIQRKLKDGKISLSLEFYRGSEITNDGKRKHLRSFENLDTYLIENPKTAKDKKENKEALEFAENILSIRKAEYAQGRFELKNTAKSKRVFLNFFAELTEEKQLQDSSNNYGNWLSTLQHLKKVVSKNMTFEEIDENFVKKVHRYFEKDALTKSELPLSQNSKYSYFNKFKAALRSAFDNGYLTINYASKIKSFEQAESQREYLIFDELQRLAKAECKYPVLKKAFLFSCLSGLRWSDINTMIWKEVRDEGDVSRVNFRQEKTDGVEYLYISKQARDLLGERQDSQERVFKGLKYGMTYNTEIIRWCNRAAVPKHITFHSARHTNAVLLLENGADIYTVSKRLGHRELKTTQIYAKIVDSKMKEAAEIIPELNIEF
- the mnmE gene encoding tRNA uridine-5-carboxymethylaminomethyl(34) synthesis GTPase MnmE; protein product: MNHDTICALATANGIGAIGIIRISGDDAISVSAKIFDGKNLEKAQSHTVHYGFIKDEDEVIDEVMISVFRAPKTFTAEDSVEISFHGSPHIAKKILEVLIKNGARMAKAGEFTMRAFMNGRIDLSQAESIADLIASENEASRKVALNQLKGGITNEISFLRTDLLNFVSLIELELDFAEEDVEFADRSALNQLLDKIEAKLNSLIESFQYGNAIKNGTAVAIIGKPNAGKSTLLNALLKEERAIVSSIAGTTRDTIEEILHIKGHAFRLIDTAGLRETADEIEAIGVKKAKEKVENANILVYLADAATENFSEDIEMIKSLQRDDLKLIICATKIDEVSPAQYELVENVFRKEISQDFDFITISAVENQNMQDLKDELSSYVEQLKSEESNVVITNQRHFEALGKSLDAVHKVKEAITFQISTELLAYELRNSLEHLGEISGEVTNDEVLGNIFSKFCIGK
- a CDS encoding DNA topoisomerase IB — its product is MEQSDLEIISHLKPSKIVKIMKDPVASAKAVNLIYTSDAETSGIIRRKRGKKYLYFKGDERIKDKEEIKRINSLVIPPAWENVWICALDNGHLQATGFDAKNRKQYRYHSLWSALRNHTKFYRMLQFGYALPEIRLQLEKDLALRNFEKRKVLALIVSLMQRTNIRIGNNIYEKLYGSFGLTTLKEKHVKIEGQKINFSFKGKKGVMHNVNLKSKRLARLIMKCKEIPGKELFQYFDDEGNRHSVDSGMVNDYIKEISGNDFTAKDFRTWSGTVNALIAFKEIGYAENNSQYKKKVKAALDIVAEHLGNTSAVCRKYYVHPLVINLYENNSIKKYLDELEIIEENDGKADLTQEEKLVLKILEKEKMWKNEL
- a CDS encoding saccharopine dehydrogenase family protein, encoding MQSNILIIGGSGMVGKTIARILRSRNPHYTIFIGGRREGKTENDLVIDVTKPLTFKTILEKNINLIILSVNDKEDQILDFAIKNNIDYLDITKPTPDLMKAYDFAKRQRISSRIVFSSGWMGGIVSGLVNDAAGQMKNIEEVKLFVYYSVKDLAGESSAHFMAENVAKPFFNYKNDQPVSIKHFLNSEYFTFDFGIGKRTAYNFDVPDLYILNKIEKIPNVSVKMTYNSKFITLLLGAFQSLRVFNILSLKERKMIFGSSGKGDQSVFEIVIKNKNEVKKVSLQSKKGQAELTALSAVLHSEELLKNKLENNIYFSHQLHQPNSLFKSLNNYETINIKTR
- a CDS encoding helix-turn-helix domain-containing protein, with the translated sequence MYTNLSNFVKEKRKEANLTQEEFADRAGVALTVVRKIEQGKDNLSLAKVNQVLLMFGSKLIPMSIKEVEE
- a CDS encoding phosphatidate cytidylyltransferase, coding for MKKWTLYSITILSLMLLTSCEAVETIFKAGMWWGIILVVGVVGILLWLFYRGKNS
- a CDS encoding NAD(P)H-dependent oxidoreductase — its product is MKKILIINGHPNRDSFNFGLAEAYKKGAMHSGAEIQEITIADLEFNPNLQFGYQKRMELEPDLIKAWEIIQWADHLVWVHPVWWGGLPAITKGFIDRLFLPGLAFKYRENSVWWDKFLIGKTAHLITTLDQPSWYYRIFYGRPSINQLKKSTLEFCGVKPVKVTYVGIIKNSNEEQRKKWIDNVYSLGEKLK
- a CDS encoding aminopeptidase P family protein, coding for MTSKEKVAALREEMQKNNVDAFIVYSADPHMSEYLPEEWQERAWLSGFLGSAGFVVITKDKAGLWTDGRYFTQAPIELAGSGIDLFKDGMEGTPNYIDWIISEIPAHGKVAVNALATSHSNWELLYQKLNAKNLTLVDSPLLKEVWKERGTPSKNPIFVHPLDRAGKSVTDKISAIRQKMEEQEVTAHVISSLDDVAWTLNLRGSDVESNPVFLGYILITKNDAILFTDLDKMEVEARKQMDESFVKMMPYEEFYNHLRTIKNQNVLISPNSNQSIFEALKIDNKFVKAAVPGSLMKAQKNETELEGFRKVMVRDGVAMVKFFYWLTHNAGQETMNEYSIGKKLREFRAAGENFVGESFGSIIGYKDNGAMMHYSAKSEGSKEVTNDASILVDSGGQYLEGTTDITRTLALGAVSEEFKTNSTLVLQGMIRLSMVKFPKATRGVQLDAIARLPLWMHGKDYNHGTGHGVGSFMNVHEGPQNIRKDLNPQELLVGMVVSNEPGYYVEGDYGIRHENLIAVKESETTIHGTFYEFETLTFCPFFKNDIVKEILSQDEINWLNSYHKTCEEKIAPHLEGEVKEWFLSLVSPL
- a CDS encoding DUF6526 family protein; its protein translation is MGTQNYNNHRKFYPPHHFIYLPVLLILEVLGVYKIFKDPEYQTMWILFSIVIFLMFYLALMLRQHYALGLQNRLVRLEFKQRYFELFNKRSDEVEEKLNFGQIAALRFTYDEEFKELLDKALKGNVSGDQIKKSIKKWKPDHHRI
- a CDS encoding Crp/Fnr family transcriptional regulator; this encodes MIQQFFQSFNLFSENEIHHLLVFFEERKLSKNDLFVKEGEKCKEIAFIQSGVFRSYYTSDEGKDSTYCFRFPNDLMASYSSFISDKPSIENMQAISEATLLVIKKEKIQKLVSENPKWNEFLRMIAEQEYLELEKRFFQLQRDDATQRYAFLIENQPDYIQKIPLQYLSSYLGITQRHLSRIRKEISF